The Saccharopolyspora gloriosae genome window below encodes:
- a CDS encoding CAP domain-containing protein yields MFVLPRSMPGSPAFRWRGSVRPILLCALLSASAMVVPSAHADRMDVVTAEVVDRTNAARAEAGCGPLAPFPDLERSAQAHAVDMAVHDFFAHSDAAGRVLARLSGATAENIAAGNASPAATFHQWMTSPGHRANIQNCAYTRIGVGHAFDPNSSYGHYWVQEFAGP; encoded by the coding sequence ATGTTCGTTCTTCCCCGGTCGATGCCCGGCTCGCCCGCCTTCCGCTGGCGCGGCTCCGTCCGGCCGATCCTGCTGTGCGCGCTGCTGAGCGCCTCCGCGATGGTCGTCCCGTCCGCGCACGCGGACCGGATGGACGTCGTCACCGCGGAGGTCGTGGACCGCACGAACGCGGCCCGCGCCGAAGCCGGGTGCGGGCCGCTGGCCCCGTTCCCCGACCTGGAACGCTCGGCGCAGGCGCACGCCGTCGACATGGCCGTGCACGACTTCTTCGCCCACTCCGACGCCGCCGGGCGGGTGCTCGCGCGGCTCAGCGGCGCGACGGCGGAGAACATCGCCGCGGGCAACGCCTCGCCCGCCGCGACGTTCCACCAGTGGATGACCAGCCCCGGTCACCGGGCGAACATCCAGAACTGCGCCTACACCCGGATCGGCGTGGGGCACGCCTTCGACCCGAACAGCAGCTACGGCCACTACTGGGTCCAAGAGTTCGCAGGTCCCTGA
- a CDS encoding CPBP family glutamic-type intramembrane protease, with the protein MSDFPATADPTPEGTPYHLLARDSRHRWWTPLLALLFGAVLAFVLLLVAMVLLGLFVLYPAGFGEFRLASLWLNPDYVEAVVRDPFVLLYVSFGALAALIPAVMLAVLWAQRRSPRQLIGVTGRMRWRWLGECLLAAVAVFAVAFAISAVLTWAAGRSSGPGFPGWADYARIVALAVLIVPFQSAAEEFAFRGFLLQTLTAWFRTPWPAIVITSVLFLLGHGYTDPLVWCELLVMAVAMCWLTLRTGGLEAAIALHVANNSLSVLVSGLSGVPGIEQAGDFAVGDVLPFIAAVLAYGWWVDRRAAQRGEWTVTGGRVPLNPWSLRAETQDDLRAGVTR; encoded by the coding sequence GTGAGCGACTTCCCGGCAACGGCGGATCCGACGCCGGAGGGCACCCCGTACCACCTCCTCGCCCGCGATTCCCGGCACCGGTGGTGGACGCCGCTGCTGGCGCTGCTGTTCGGCGCGGTGCTCGCGTTCGTGCTGCTGCTGGTCGCCATGGTGCTGCTGGGCCTGTTCGTGCTGTACCCGGCGGGGTTCGGCGAGTTCCGGCTGGCGTCGCTGTGGCTGAACCCGGATTACGTCGAAGCGGTGGTGCGCGATCCGTTCGTGCTGCTGTACGTGTCGTTCGGGGCGCTGGCCGCGCTGATCCCGGCGGTGATGCTGGCCGTGCTGTGGGCGCAGCGGCGGAGCCCGCGGCAGCTCATCGGCGTGACCGGGCGGATGCGCTGGCGGTGGCTCGGCGAATGCCTGCTGGCCGCGGTGGCCGTGTTCGCCGTGGCGTTCGCGATCTCCGCGGTGCTGACCTGGGCCGCCGGGCGCTCCAGCGGACCGGGTTTCCCGGGCTGGGCCGACTACGCGCGGATCGTGGCGCTGGCGGTCCTGATCGTGCCGTTCCAGAGCGCGGCGGAGGAGTTCGCCTTCCGCGGTTTCCTGCTCCAGACCCTGACCGCGTGGTTCCGCACGCCGTGGCCCGCGATCGTGATCACCTCGGTGCTGTTCCTGCTCGGCCACGGCTACACCGATCCGCTGGTGTGGTGCGAGCTGCTGGTGATGGCCGTCGCGATGTGCTGGCTGACGCTGCGCACCGGCGGCCTGGAGGCGGCGATCGCGCTGCACGTGGCGAACAACAGCCTCAGCGTGCTGGTCAGCGGCCTGTCCGGGGTGCCGGGCATCGAGCAGGCCGGTGACTTCGCGGTGGGCGACGTGCTGCCGTTCATCGCGGCGGTGCTGGCGTACGGCTGGTGGGTGGACCGCAGGGCGGCGCAGCGGGGGGAGTGGACCGTCACCGGCGGGCGGGTGCCGCTGAACCCGTGGTCGTTGCGCGCGGAGACCCAAGACGATCTCCGGGCCGGGGTGACGAGGTAG
- a CDS encoding patatin-like protein, with amino-acid sequence MRVDRGGGGMADEDLTRGDPAESGATGDGRAGGGTTGEAAGRHRAEGGGAGADSGGEPASGAGDAENDQELRLALAMRGGASLAVWIGGAVAEIDLLRCATSGTPPPGTAKPNPEPDDEHPWAALAGLAGYDSVSVDVLAGASAGGLNATLLSASIVYGMPFEDMRELWVRLADLEAMCRAVPKFWQRRPDSLLEGDAYFRAELARLISELTPAPEDARNLGDRLDLLLTATLLDPVLERHFDGRSGPLTEQRRTASFRFRHRGRSGQPLSDFGTGKEFPATALRLAQAARATSSFPFAFEPAQVHSSTGAPPPGEPDMFGVFSENTADPRPFRVIDGGVLDNIPVTAAVEAMAAVPTERPSARWLLYLNPEPETVGEGRPLSRQLALPVVSTAMSARMSQESLLADIHALDEHNAAVQRTELRRRSVFAPLLPAAPAEREAMLFSQAGQVEAEYAVVRAELDAQAVLRLLVEPAGTEDGRLLPPVVGDPLEGWSPQVRTVLGRRLAAGLAELAAAEPDRVFDDVRGLSSGVQECLDWARDIGRWASPEQLPLIGRCKAALYRLRTFAEVLEGHADRYWINGAVLEPIVELGELADWVLRVAERRERMQHRLPSPVRPLLGAVLNEVEQDGRFQRALEEFAAELASMADTSGADAVPWDENGVDAVAEARVVLHRIADRIAAAAPPRTHVESPAQIGYGLLERTERRPAVLRALVVLTAPLDVGRSPGDRINFLRVVGDAPSPLPFDALRVARELRVEDKVRGGDLGNFGAFLSARWRANDWMWGRLDAASALVGLLLVPARLLRHSAGLGPEGIAQRLRAIVTTPTRAELGDVAGSERWQSFLTELWERRADQVRAELAAMFADPVDEHPLTETKALVVERLHWTIAAQELPFVATVATGADPGEPRLPDIPEPQRLTRDVRRYAVGRQRVEDLGEPRLASVATRSALLAYRAVRPGTAGVLRLLGRVAMTVVKPVLLLVVLAVAAPRRVALVLFLGAGAVVLSGVAPVGAPYAQEYSLTCPAGRPPPDATMSCLLNEPATAIGARIAVVPPDSSAVSVLRPFTYDPFVINVGVLLALLVAAVSALWLGFRLLSRGKGLARWLPAVFIAAALTAALLWTASTGFTLGPQGLVVAAVALTWLGSLGLRAWGRAVAAAVSAVVFAGALWLAEPAVGAVAWLLPASIVAAYAHVVLLSTVDLLRPRPRPQRSEPGGRPGPSPDSARSDAARAAPATGG; translated from the coding sequence CCGGCGCGGGCGACGCCGAGAACGACCAGGAACTCCGCTTGGCGCTGGCGATGCGCGGCGGGGCCAGCCTCGCGGTGTGGATCGGCGGCGCCGTCGCCGAGATCGACCTGCTGCGCTGCGCGACGTCCGGCACGCCCCCGCCCGGGACGGCGAAGCCGAACCCGGAACCGGACGACGAGCACCCGTGGGCGGCGCTGGCCGGGCTCGCGGGCTACGACTCGGTGTCCGTGGACGTGCTGGCCGGTGCCTCGGCGGGCGGGCTGAACGCGACCCTGCTGTCCGCCTCGATCGTCTACGGCATGCCGTTCGAGGACATGCGCGAGCTGTGGGTGCGCCTGGCGGACCTGGAGGCGATGTGCCGCGCGGTGCCGAAGTTCTGGCAGCGCAGGCCGGATTCCCTGCTGGAGGGCGACGCCTACTTCCGCGCCGAGCTCGCGAGGCTGATCAGCGAGCTGACCCCGGCCCCCGAGGACGCCCGCAACCTGGGCGACCGGCTGGACCTGCTGCTGACCGCGACCCTGCTGGACCCGGTGCTGGAGCGGCACTTCGACGGCAGGTCGGGGCCGCTGACCGAGCAGCGCCGCACCGCCTCGTTCCGCTTCCGGCACCGGGGCCGCTCCGGGCAGCCGCTGTCGGACTTCGGCACCGGCAAGGAATTCCCGGCGACCGCGCTGCGCCTGGCGCAGGCCGCACGCGCCACCTCGTCGTTCCCGTTCGCCTTCGAACCGGCGCAGGTGCACTCCAGCACCGGCGCGCCGCCACCCGGCGAACCGGACATGTTCGGGGTGTTCTCCGAGAACACCGCGGATCCCCGGCCGTTCCGGGTGATCGACGGCGGGGTGCTGGACAACATCCCCGTCACCGCGGCGGTGGAGGCGATGGCCGCGGTGCCCACCGAACGCCCCAGCGCGCGCTGGCTGCTGTACCTGAACCCGGAACCGGAGACCGTCGGCGAAGGCAGGCCGCTGAGCCGCCAGCTGGCGTTGCCGGTGGTGTCCACCGCGATGAGCGCGCGCATGTCGCAGGAGTCGCTGCTGGCCGACATCCACGCGCTCGACGAGCACAACGCCGCCGTGCAGCGCACTGAACTGCGCCGCAGATCGGTGTTCGCGCCGCTGCTGCCCGCGGCCCCGGCGGAGCGGGAAGCGATGCTGTTCTCCCAGGCCGGGCAGGTCGAGGCCGAGTACGCGGTGGTGCGCGCGGAGCTCGACGCCCAAGCGGTGCTGCGGTTGCTGGTGGAGCCGGCGGGCACTGAGGACGGCAGGCTGCTGCCGCCGGTGGTCGGGGACCCGCTGGAGGGCTGGTCGCCGCAGGTCCGCACCGTGCTGGGCAGGCGGCTGGCGGCGGGGCTGGCCGAGCTAGCCGCGGCGGAACCTGATCGGGTCTTCGACGACGTGCGCGGACTGTCGTCCGGGGTGCAGGAATGCTTGGACTGGGCGCGGGACATCGGCCGCTGGGCCAGCCCGGAGCAGCTGCCGTTGATCGGCCGCTGCAAGGCGGCGCTGTACCGGCTGCGCACGTTCGCCGAGGTCCTGGAGGGGCACGCGGACCGCTACTGGATCAACGGCGCCGTCCTGGAACCGATCGTCGAGCTGGGCGAGCTCGCGGACTGGGTGCTGCGGGTCGCCGAGCGCCGCGAGCGGATGCAGCACCGGTTGCCGTCGCCGGTGCGACCGCTGCTGGGCGCGGTGCTCAACGAGGTCGAGCAGGACGGCCGCTTCCAGCGCGCGCTGGAGGAGTTCGCCGCCGAACTCGCGTCCATGGCCGACACCTCGGGCGCCGACGCGGTGCCGTGGGACGAGAACGGGGTGGACGCGGTGGCCGAGGCCCGCGTCGTGCTGCACCGGATCGCGGACCGGATCGCCGCCGCCGCGCCGCCGCGCACCCACGTCGAATCCCCCGCGCAGATCGGCTACGGCCTGCTGGAGCGCACCGAGCGCCGCCCGGCCGTGCTGCGCGCGCTGGTCGTGCTCACCGCGCCGCTGGACGTGGGTCGCTCGCCGGGCGACCGGATCAACTTCCTCCGGGTCGTGGGGGACGCGCCGTCACCGCTGCCGTTCGACGCGCTGCGGGTGGCCCGCGAACTGCGCGTCGAGGACAAGGTGCGCGGCGGCGACCTGGGCAACTTCGGGGCGTTCCTGTCCGCGCGGTGGCGCGCGAACGACTGGATGTGGGGCCGGTTGGACGCGGCGTCGGCGCTGGTCGGACTGCTGCTGGTGCCCGCCCGGCTGCTGCGCCACAGCGCCGGGCTCGGCCCGGAGGGCATCGCGCAGCGGCTGCGCGCCATCGTCACCACCCCGACCCGCGCGGAGCTCGGCGACGTGGCCGGCTCGGAGCGCTGGCAGAGCTTCCTGACGGAGCTGTGGGAGCGGCGGGCCGACCAGGTGCGGGCGGAGCTGGCGGCGATGTTCGCCGACCCCGTCGACGAGCACCCGCTGACCGAGACGAAGGCGCTGGTCGTGGAGCGGCTGCACTGGACGATCGCGGCGCAGGAGCTGCCCTTCGTGGCCACCGTCGCGACCGGCGCCGATCCGGGCGAGCCCCGGCTGCCGGACATCCCGGAGCCGCAGCGGCTCACCCGGGACGTGCGGCGCTACGCGGTGGGGCGCCAGCGCGTCGAGGACCTCGGCGAGCCCCGGCTCGCTTCGGTCGCGACCAGGTCGGCCCTGCTGGCCTACCGGGCGGTCCGACCGGGCACGGCCGGGGTGCTGCGGCTGCTCGGCCGAGTGGCGATGACCGTGGTCAAGCCGGTGCTGCTGCTGGTGGTGCTGGCCGTGGCGGCACCGCGGCGGGTGGCGCTGGTGCTCTTCCTCGGTGCCGGCGCGGTCGTGCTCAGCGGGGTCGCGCCCGTCGGGGCGCCGTACGCGCAGGAGTACTCGCTGACCTGCCCGGCGGGGCGGCCACCACCGGACGCCACGATGTCCTGCCTGCTCAACGAGCCCGCGACGGCGATCGGCGCGCGGATCGCGGTGGTGCCGCCCGACTCCTCGGCGGTGTCGGTGCTGCGGCCGTTCACCTACGACCCGTTCGTGATCAACGTGGGCGTGCTGCTGGCGCTGCTGGTCGCCGCGGTGTCGGCGCTGTGGCTCGGGTTCCGGTTGCTGAGCCGCGGCAAGGGGCTCGCCCGGTGGCTGCCCGCGGTGTTCATCGCCGCGGCGTTGACGGCGGCCCTGCTGTGGACGGCGAGCACCGGGTTCACCCTCGGCCCGCAAGGCCTGGTGGTGGCGGCGGTTGCGCTGACCTGGCTGGGGTCGCTGGGCCTGCGCGCGTGGGGCCGGGCGGTCGCCGCGGCCGTGTCGGCGGTGGTGTTCGCCGGGGCGCTGTGGCTGGCGGAGCCCGCGGTCGGCGCCGTCGCCTGGTTGCTGCCCGCGTCGATCGTCGCCGCCTACGCGCACGTGGTGCTGCTCTCGACGGTGGACCTGCTGCGTCCCCGGCCGCGCCCGCAGCGTTCCGAACCCGGCGGCCGCCCCGGCCCGAGCCCGGATTCCGCCCGATCGGATGCCGCGCGCGCGGCTCCGGCCACGGGCGGGTGA
- a CDS encoding ABC transporter substrate-binding protein, translating to MRVRERDRGAVRRAVALGLAVAAAAGVTACAPPQSANTVNLYYAPEENLQTVVDKCNDQAQGRFKIVYHKLPRDADGQREQMVRRLAAQDDGMDVLGLDTTWTAEFARAGWVREWTGEDREQAEAGTLAGPLESARYGGKLFGAPKNTNVQLLWYRSDVVRTPPRTWDDMIEQARRLKAEGRPSTILIPGAQFEGYVVQYNTLLASAGGRLISDDGTRAVVDEGAVRALEQLKALADSGLTSPSMSNAQEDDIRLEFQQGEAAFQLNWPFVYPSMQEDAPDVARNVHWARYPSSDPDRPSKVTIGGFNLAVSRYSPRPAASFDAALCLRSAESQRFSAVEDGLPPTIESVYSGPEMAAEYPMRDTILEELRDPAIRPITPAYQNVSTVLSKLLSPASAIDPPRTAERMRTEVQNALDSQGVMP from the coding sequence GTGAGGGTGCGAGAACGCGATCGGGGCGCGGTCCGGCGGGCCGTGGCGTTGGGGCTGGCGGTGGCCGCCGCGGCGGGCGTGACGGCGTGCGCGCCGCCGCAGAGCGCGAACACGGTGAACCTCTACTACGCGCCCGAGGAGAACCTGCAGACGGTCGTCGACAAGTGCAACGACCAGGCCCAGGGCCGTTTCAAGATCGTCTACCACAAGCTGCCGCGCGACGCGGACGGGCAGCGCGAGCAGATGGTGCGCAGGCTCGCCGCGCAGGACGACGGGATGGACGTCCTCGGCCTGGACACCACGTGGACCGCCGAGTTCGCGCGGGCGGGCTGGGTCCGGGAGTGGACCGGCGAGGACCGGGAGCAGGCCGAAGCGGGCACGCTCGCCGGACCGCTGGAATCCGCGCGCTACGGCGGGAAGCTGTTCGGGGCGCCGAAGAACACCAACGTCCAGCTGCTCTGGTACCGCTCGGACGTGGTGCGGACACCCCCGCGGACCTGGGACGACATGATCGAGCAGGCGCGGCGGCTGAAAGCCGAGGGCCGTCCGTCGACGATCCTGATCCCCGGCGCCCAGTTCGAGGGCTACGTGGTGCAGTACAACACGCTGCTGGCCTCCGCCGGGGGCAGGCTCATCTCCGACGACGGCACCCGCGCCGTCGTCGACGAGGGCGCGGTCCGGGCGTTGGAGCAGCTCAAGGCGCTCGCCGACTCCGGGCTGACCAGCCCGTCCATGTCCAACGCGCAGGAAGACGACATCCGGCTCGAATTCCAGCAGGGCGAGGCGGCGTTCCAGCTCAACTGGCCGTTCGTCTACCCGTCCATGCAGGAGGACGCGCCGGACGTCGCCCGCAACGTCCACTGGGCCCGCTACCCGAGTTCTGATCCGGACCGGCCAAGCAAGGTGACCATCGGCGGGTTCAACCTCGCGGTCAGCAGGTACTCGCCGCGCCCGGCGGCCTCCTTCGACGCCGCGCTGTGCCTGCGCAGCGCCGAGAGCCAGCGGTTCTCCGCGGTCGAGGACGGACTGCCGCCCACCATCGAATCGGTCTACTCCGGACCGGAGATGGCCGCGGAGTACCCGATGCGCGACACCATCCTGGAGGAGTTGCGGGATCCGGCGATCCGCCCGATCACCCCGGCGTACCAGAACGTCTCGACGGTGCTGTCGAAGCTGCTGTCCCCGGCTTCGGCGATCGACCCGCCGCGCACCGCCGAGCGGATGCGCACCGAGGTGCAGAACGCCCTCGACTCGCAGGGAGTGATGCCCTGA
- a CDS encoding Txe/YoeB family addiction module toxin yields MKSVWDENAWDDYVWWRTQDRKVLKRINTLLKDVERNGNEGIGKQEPLKHGFHGFWSRRITDEHRLVYRLQEDQIQIAACRYHYGG; encoded by the coding sequence ATGAAGTCGGTCTGGGATGAGAACGCCTGGGACGACTACGTCTGGTGGCGGACTCAAGACCGCAAAGTCCTCAAGCGGATCAACACGCTGCTGAAGGACGTGGAGCGGAACGGCAATGAGGGAATCGGTAAGCAGGAGCCGCTCAAGCACGGCTTCCACGGGTTCTGGTCACGCCGGATCACCGACGAACACCGCCTCGTGTACCGGCTGCAAGAAGACCAGATCCAGATCGCCGCGTGCCGCTACCACTACGGCGGTTGA
- a CDS encoding carbohydrate ABC transporter permease, with product MSTTDAAGRAERRLGWALCAPAALVMVAVTGWPILYAVWLSFQRYDLKYPDQREFVGLDNYVTVLGNQYWWTAFGVTVLITVAQLVIEFVLGMALALIMHRALIGRGLVRTVSLIPYGIVTVVAAFSWRYAWTPDTGYLANLFTDGAPLTERASALAIIVVAEVWKTTPFMALLLMTGLALVPEDMLEAAQIDGASRWQRFTQVMLPVMKPAILVALLFRTLDAFRVFDNIVVLTDGAQDTSSVSVLAYNNLIKGLNLGIGSTMSVLIFLAVALIAFLFVKLFGTAAPGADDDGRR from the coding sequence ATGTCCACGACGGACGCGGCCGGGCGCGCGGAGCGCAGGCTGGGCTGGGCGTTGTGCGCGCCGGCCGCGCTGGTGATGGTCGCCGTCACCGGCTGGCCGATCCTGTACGCGGTGTGGCTCTCGTTCCAGCGCTACGACCTGAAGTACCCCGACCAGCGCGAGTTCGTCGGCCTGGACAACTACGTCACGGTGCTCGGCAACCAGTACTGGTGGACGGCGTTCGGCGTCACCGTGCTCATCACGGTCGCCCAGCTGGTGATCGAATTCGTGCTGGGCATGGCGCTGGCGCTGATCATGCACCGGGCGCTGATCGGCCGGGGACTGGTGCGCACGGTCAGCCTCATCCCGTACGGGATCGTCACCGTCGTCGCCGCGTTCAGCTGGCGCTACGCGTGGACACCGGACACCGGGTACCTGGCGAACCTGTTCACCGACGGCGCGCCGCTGACCGAACGGGCCTCCGCGCTGGCGATCATCGTCGTCGCCGAGGTGTGGAAGACGACGCCGTTCATGGCGCTGCTGCTGATGACCGGGCTCGCCCTGGTGCCGGAGGACATGCTGGAGGCGGCGCAGATCGACGGCGCCTCGCGGTGGCAGCGGTTCACCCAGGTCATGCTGCCGGTGATGAAGCCGGCGATCCTCGTCGCGCTGCTGTTCCGCACGCTCGACGCGTTCCGCGTCTTCGACAACATCGTGGTGCTCACCGACGGGGCGCAGGACACCTCCTCGGTGTCGGTGCTGGCCTACAACAACCTGATCAAAGGACTCAACCTCGGCATCGGCTCCACGATGTCCGTGCTGATCTTCCTCGCGGTGGCGCTGATCGCGTTCCTGTTCGTGAAGCTGTTCGGCACCGCCGCGCCCGGCGCCGACGACGACGGGAGGCGCTGA
- a CDS encoding carbohydrate ABC transporter permease — protein MTRRARKPADTAKWTVLNAVVVLYALVPVLWIVSLSFKTSAGLSDGRFIPAEWTLENYAAIFRTGEFLRALLNSIGIALIATAIAVVLGTMAAYAIARLTFPGKRLLVGVSLLIAMFPQVSLVSPLFEIERALGLFDTWPGLILPYITFSLPLAIYTLSAFFREIPWQLEEAATMDGATPGQAFRKVIAPLAAPGVFTTAILVFIFCWNDFLFAISLTSTEASRTVPVALQFFTGDSQFEDPTGTIAAAAVVITIPIILFVLFFQRRIVSGLTSGAVKE, from the coding sequence ATGACCCGCCGTGCGAGGAAACCCGCCGACACGGCCAAGTGGACCGTGCTCAACGCGGTCGTGGTGCTCTACGCGCTGGTGCCGGTGCTGTGGATCGTGTCGCTGTCGTTCAAGACCTCCGCCGGTCTCAGCGACGGCAGGTTCATCCCGGCCGAGTGGACGCTGGAGAACTACGCGGCGATCTTCCGGACGGGGGAGTTCCTGCGCGCGCTGCTGAACTCCATCGGCATCGCGCTGATCGCCACCGCGATCGCCGTGGTCCTGGGCACCATGGCCGCGTACGCGATCGCGCGGCTGACGTTCCCCGGCAAGCGCCTGCTGGTCGGGGTGTCGCTGCTCATCGCGATGTTCCCGCAGGTGTCGCTGGTGTCGCCGCTGTTCGAGATCGAACGGGCGCTCGGGCTGTTCGACACGTGGCCCGGCCTGATCCTGCCGTACATCACGTTCTCGCTGCCGCTGGCGATCTACACGCTCTCGGCGTTCTTCCGGGAGATCCCGTGGCAGCTGGAGGAGGCGGCCACCATGGACGGGGCCACTCCGGGGCAGGCGTTCCGGAAGGTGATCGCGCCGCTGGCCGCGCCGGGCGTGTTCACCACGGCGATCCTGGTGTTCATCTTCTGCTGGAACGACTTCCTGTTCGCCATCTCGCTCACCTCCACCGAGGCGTCCCGCACGGTGCCGGTGGCGTTGCAGTTCTTCACCGGCGACTCGCAGTTCGAGGACCCGACCGGGACGATCGCCGCCGCGGCCGTGGTGATCACGATCCCGATCATCCTGTTCGTGCTGTTCTTCCAGCGCAGGATCGTCTCCGGCCTCACCTCGGGAGCCGTCAAGGAGTGA
- a CDS encoding general stress protein, whose amino-acid sequence MSSPFSGSARPAPGSPSSMPIPPTGWPIGSYGTYEEAQRAVDHLAGSDFPVREVTIVGVDLMLVERITGKLTWGKVIAGGAASGAWIGLLIGLVMSIATPPGTGALSSMLAGLGGGVVIGIGFAVAGYLAMRGRRDFSSASQLVAGRYDVLAQPRHAEHGRNLLAHLAMRPQTSQ is encoded by the coding sequence GTGTCTTCCCCGTTTTCCGGCTCGGCTCGGCCGGCGCCGGGTTCACCGAGCAGCATGCCCATCCCGCCGACGGGATGGCCGATCGGCTCGTACGGCACGTACGAGGAAGCGCAGCGCGCTGTCGACCACCTCGCCGGCTCCGACTTCCCGGTCCGGGAGGTCACCATCGTCGGCGTCGACCTGATGCTCGTGGAGCGGATCACCGGCAAGCTCACCTGGGGCAAGGTGATCGCGGGCGGCGCCGCCTCCGGAGCGTGGATCGGCCTGCTCATCGGCCTGGTCATGAGCATCGCGACACCGCCCGGCACGGGCGCGCTGAGCTCGATGCTGGCCGGCCTGGGAGGTGGCGTCGTGATCGGCATCGGCTTCGCCGTCGCCGGGTACCTCGCGATGCGGGGGCGCCGGGACTTCTCCTCGGCGAGCCAGCTCGTCGCGGGCCGCTACGACGTGCTCGCCCAGCCCCGCCACGCCGAGCACGGCCGCAACCTGCTGGCCCACCTGGCGATGCGGCCGCAAACCTCCCAGTGA
- the corA gene encoding magnesium/cobalt transporter CorA, which translates to MPSLPSLGLRNRAARNNGRVTPVPAAPPAYVIDCGVYVDGVRLSGTWSHAEAIDEVRERGTGFVWIGLHEPDESQLNVLAETFGLHELAVEDAVHAHQRPKLERYDSTLFMVLKTVRYIDNEKLTATSEIVESGELMAFVGRDFVITVRHGKHASLGQVRAQLETDPEQLQLGPAAVLHGIADHVVDTYLEVTEAIQDDIDDMEAAVFAPRTKIEAEQIYLMKREVMELRRAVMPLARPLQRLAEGYTPMVPEEVRSYFRNVEDHLTTVSERVASFDELLTTLVDATLAKITLQQNTDMRKISAWVAIVSTPTMIAGIYGMNFDVMPELQWKFGYPATLLVMMLACLTLFKIFRRNKWL; encoded by the coding sequence GTGCCCAGCCTTCCCTCGCTCGGCCTGCGCAACCGCGCGGCCCGCAACAACGGCCGAGTCACCCCGGTTCCCGCCGCTCCCCCGGCTTACGTCATCGACTGCGGCGTCTACGTCGACGGCGTGCGCTTGTCCGGCACGTGGTCGCACGCCGAAGCGATCGACGAGGTGCGCGAGCGGGGCACCGGCTTCGTCTGGATCGGCCTGCACGAACCGGACGAATCCCAGCTCAACGTGCTGGCCGAGACCTTCGGGCTGCACGAGCTCGCGGTCGAGGACGCCGTGCACGCGCACCAGCGGCCGAAGCTGGAGCGCTACGACAGCACGCTGTTCATGGTCCTCAAGACGGTGCGCTACATCGACAACGAGAAGCTGACGGCCACCAGCGAGATCGTCGAGAGCGGCGAGCTGATGGCCTTCGTCGGCCGCGACTTCGTGATCACGGTGCGGCACGGCAAGCACGCCAGCCTCGGGCAGGTGCGCGCGCAGCTGGAGACCGATCCGGAGCAGTTGCAGCTGGGGCCCGCCGCGGTGCTGCACGGCATCGCCGACCACGTCGTGGACACCTACCTGGAGGTCACCGAGGCCATCCAGGACGACATCGACGACATGGAAGCGGCGGTCTTCGCTCCGCGCACCAAGATCGAGGCCGAGCAGATCTACCTGATGAAGCGCGAGGTCATGGAGCTGCGGCGCGCCGTGATGCCGCTGGCCCGGCCGCTGCAGCGGCTCGCCGAGGGCTATACGCCGATGGTGCCGGAGGAGGTCCGCTCCTACTTCCGCAACGTCGAGGACCACCTGACGACGGTCTCGGAGCGGGTGGCGTCCTTCGACGAGCTGCTGACCACGCTGGTCGACGCGACCCTGGCCAAGATCACGCTCCAGCAGAACACCGACATGCGCAAGATCTCGGCGTGGGTCGCGATCGTGTCGACGCCGACGATGATCGCCGGGATCTACGGGATGAACTTCGACGTGATGCCCGAATTGCAGTGGAAATTCGGATATCCGGCGACGCTGCTGGTGATGATGCTGGCCTGCTTGACGCTGTTCAAGATATTCCGCAGGAACAAGTGGCTCTGA
- a CDS encoding PH domain-containing protein has translation MFAPRDPDEYLLDTERRVIRLRRHWASLVWELFEAIGLLVGVVMVSQLLPQDTTLPQNVLWYAGLVVLLRFTYQVLDWYVERIVVTDKRFLIAEGIFTTNVAMMPIGKVTDLTFQRTLAGRMFGYGTLVVESAGQIQALNRIEYVPSPDEVEDAISYLVFGEKKAQQERFSMLKARRAAVGKKKAKLPS, from the coding sequence GTGTTCGCGCCTAGGGATCCCGACGAGTACCTGCTCGACACCGAACGCCGGGTCATCCGGCTCCGCAGACACTGGGCGAGCCTGGTCTGGGAACTGTTCGAGGCGATCGGGCTGCTCGTCGGTGTGGTGATGGTGTCCCAACTACTGCCGCAGGACACGACCCTGCCGCAGAACGTGCTCTGGTACGCGGGCCTGGTCGTGCTGCTCCGGTTCACCTATCAGGTGCTGGACTGGTACGTGGAGCGCATCGTCGTCACCGACAAGCGATTCCTGATCGCCGAAGGCATCTTCACCACGAACGTGGCGATGATGCCGATCGGGAAGGTCACCGACTTGACCTTCCAGCGGACCCTGGCCGGGCGCATGTTCGGCTACGGGACCCTGGTGGTCGAGTCGGCCGGTCAGATCCAGGCGCTCAACCGGATCGAGTACGTGCCCAGCCCCGACGAGGTGGAAGACGCGATCTCCTACCTGGTCTTCGGGGAGAAGAAGGCGCAGCAGGAGCGGTTCTCCATGCTCAAGGCCCGTCGTGCCGCGGTGGGCAAGAAGAAGGCCAAGCTTCCGAGCTGA